The following proteins are co-located in the Anser cygnoides isolate HZ-2024a breed goose chromosome 2, Taihu_goose_T2T_genome, whole genome shotgun sequence genome:
- the SGO1 gene encoding shugoshin 1 isoform X2, translating into MAERLKKPFKDSLSDIKERMKEKRNQKWIRLGKTSQSTTMKCKRPTNSSVQMKSIQANNKALAQALQEEKLKLRDAQTTILHLMKEYQDLKFQMFVLQRNLCFKQAQGLVENQRVLSSVLENNSSAIRKISSVELPQCADGGDQVLPSRLMADSETNELSHSVTDTCQLPGNAISSIKVILDKGQTSDFHVDNIVSELESDSSNGDGFSTVLPKNVSTRRRCSKIRNQDELCMGILDCLEALDSTRMPSKQDEIGLESLYTCTVKNINSDISHVNKIGSELVWRQLDSEAAKVNSDNSADLKQQKYKSREGSQLIREKHQKVKVEGTKNTSRPRQKKRQGKENSKEKLDFLGGSSDAYDFNFEESVHVTPFRQNKVNDTDTVVDDKGNSSVTNTIESSDSEEDSDDSLYVPYKSKSKKRKSSVDKTDMSPVHVRPRSKRCLVQHEQKLFNEKETESNKSSDKSVKQSSEPSRGHLCDVTNIASSLPSTGNAPIVPEGERPSPKRKRSCTLIVSYKEPSISGKLRRGDPFTDVYFLNSPIFKQKKDSKHSSIRKRSLSKYNEKFVGC; encoded by the exons ATGGCTGAACGCTTGAAAAAGCCCTTCAAAGACAGCCTGAGTGACATAAAAGAACgaatgaaagagaagagaaatcagAAATGGATAAGGTTGGGTAAAACTAGCCAGAGCACAACAATGAAGTGCAAAAGACCAA CCAACAGCTCTGTGCAAATGAAGAGCATCCAAGCAAACAACAAAGCTCTGGCTCAGGCTTTGCAAGAGGAAAAGCTCAAACTGAGGGATGCCCAAACTACCATTCTTCATTTAATGAAAGAGTATCAAGATCTGAAGTTTCAGATGTTTGTCTTGCAAAGAAATCTTTGCTTCAAGCAAGCACAAGGACTTGTTGag AATCAGAGAgtgctttcttcagtgcttgAAAATAATTCCAGTGccataagaaaaataagttctGT AGAGCTTCCACAGTGTGCTGATGGAGGTGATCAAGTGCTTCCAAGTAGACTGATGGCTGATAGTGAAACAAACGAGCTGTCTCATTCTGTGACAGATACTTGTCAGTTACCTGGCAATGCCATTTCTTCAATCAAAGTAATTCTAGACAAAG GGCAAACATCTGATTTTCATGTGGACAACATAGTGTCAGAGCTGGAAAGTGATTCTTCAAATGGAGATGGATTTAGTACTGTGTTACCAAAAAATGTGTCCACCAGGCGTCGCTGTTCAAAGATAAGAAATCAAGATGAACTTTGCATGGGTATCTTGGACTGTTTGGAAGCACTTGATTCAACAAGAATGCCTTCTAAACAGGATGAAATTGGACTTGAAAGTCTATATACGTGTACTGtaaaaaacataaattcagATATTTCTCATGTAAACAAGATAGGTTCAGAGCTGGTGTGGAGGCAGTTGGATTCTGAAGCTGCAAAAGTCAATTCAGACAACAGTGCTGATCTTaagcaacaaaaatataaaagcagagaAGGCTCTCAACTAATAAGAGAGAAGCATCAGAAGGTAAAAGTGGAAGGGACTAAAAATACTTCCAGaccaagacaaaagaaaagacagggTAAAGAGAATTCCAAAGAAAAACTGGATTTCTTGGGTGGCTCCAGTGATGCTTATGACTTCAATTTTGAAGAGAGTGTCCACGTTACACCTTTTCGACAAAATAAGGTCAATGACACAGATACTGTTGTAGATGACAAAGGAAATTCATCTGTAACTAATACCATAGAGTCAAGTGATAGTGAAGAAGATTCAGATGATAGCCTTTATGTACCTTATAAGAGTAAatccaaaaaaaggaaaagttcagTGGACAAGACAGATATGTCACCGGTCCACGTAAGGCCAAGGTCTAAAAGATGTTTGGTACAGCATGAGCAGAAACTCTTCAATGaaaaagagactgaaagcaATAAATCAAGTGACAAGTCTGTTA agcaatcTTCTGAACCATCTCGTGGTCATCTCTGTGATGTTACCAATATTGCTTCATCGCTCCctagcactgggaatgcacctaTTGTCCCTGAAGGCGAAAGACCATCTCCAAAACGCAAGCGTAGCTGTACTCTTATTGTGAGCTATAAAGAACCAAGTATTTCAGG GAAACTTAGAAGAGGAGATCCATTTACAGATGTGTATTTTCTGAATTCTCCaattttcaagcagaaaaaagaTTCTAAACACAGTTCTATTAGGAAGAGATCTCTATCAAAATACAATGAGAAATTTGTTGGTTGTTGA
- the SGO1 gene encoding shugoshin 1 isoform X1, with amino-acid sequence MAERLKKPFKDSLSDIKERMKEKRNQKWIRLGKTSQSTTMKCKRPTNSSVQMKSIQANNKALAQALQEEKLKLRDAQTTILHLMKEYQDLKFQMFVLQRNLCFKQAQGLVETKLSALSEIISKVSKNLLESVDLLGPAKDLCSIGVNQRVLSSVLENNSSAIRKISSVELPQCADGGDQVLPSRLMADSETNELSHSVTDTCQLPGNAISSIKVILDKGQTSDFHVDNIVSELESDSSNGDGFSTVLPKNVSTRRRCSKIRNQDELCMGILDCLEALDSTRMPSKQDEIGLESLYTCTVKNINSDISHVNKIGSELVWRQLDSEAAKVNSDNSADLKQQKYKSREGSQLIREKHQKVKVEGTKNTSRPRQKKRQGKENSKEKLDFLGGSSDAYDFNFEESVHVTPFRQNKVNDTDTVVDDKGNSSVTNTIESSDSEEDSDDSLYVPYKSKSKKRKSSVDKTDMSPVHVRPRSKRCLVQHEQKLFNEKETESNKSSDKSVKQSSEPSRGHLCDVTNIASSLPSTGNAPIVPEGERPSPKRKRSCTLIVSYKEPSISGKLRRGDPFTDVYFLNSPIFKQKKDSKHSSIRKRSLSKYNEKFVGC; translated from the exons ATGGCTGAACGCTTGAAAAAGCCCTTCAAAGACAGCCTGAGTGACATAAAAGAACgaatgaaagagaagagaaatcagAAATGGATAAGGTTGGGTAAAACTAGCCAGAGCACAACAATGAAGTGCAAAAGACCAA CCAACAGCTCTGTGCAAATGAAGAGCATCCAAGCAAACAACAAAGCTCTGGCTCAGGCTTTGCAAGAGGAAAAGCTCAAACTGAGGGATGCCCAAACTACCATTCTTCATTTAATGAAAGAGTATCAAGATCTGAAGTTTCAGATGTTTGTCTTGCAAAGAAATCTTTGCTTCAAGCAAGCACAAGGACTTGTTGag ACTAAACTGTCAGCCTTGAGTGAGATAATCTCAAAAGTTTCTAAGAACTTACTGGAGTCAGTTGATCTCCTTGGCCCAGCAAAGGACTTGTGTTCCATAGGTGTA AATCAGAGAgtgctttcttcagtgcttgAAAATAATTCCAGTGccataagaaaaataagttctGT AGAGCTTCCACAGTGTGCTGATGGAGGTGATCAAGTGCTTCCAAGTAGACTGATGGCTGATAGTGAAACAAACGAGCTGTCTCATTCTGTGACAGATACTTGTCAGTTACCTGGCAATGCCATTTCTTCAATCAAAGTAATTCTAGACAAAG GGCAAACATCTGATTTTCATGTGGACAACATAGTGTCAGAGCTGGAAAGTGATTCTTCAAATGGAGATGGATTTAGTACTGTGTTACCAAAAAATGTGTCCACCAGGCGTCGCTGTTCAAAGATAAGAAATCAAGATGAACTTTGCATGGGTATCTTGGACTGTTTGGAAGCACTTGATTCAACAAGAATGCCTTCTAAACAGGATGAAATTGGACTTGAAAGTCTATATACGTGTACTGtaaaaaacataaattcagATATTTCTCATGTAAACAAGATAGGTTCAGAGCTGGTGTGGAGGCAGTTGGATTCTGAAGCTGCAAAAGTCAATTCAGACAACAGTGCTGATCTTaagcaacaaaaatataaaagcagagaAGGCTCTCAACTAATAAGAGAGAAGCATCAGAAGGTAAAAGTGGAAGGGACTAAAAATACTTCCAGaccaagacaaaagaaaagacagggTAAAGAGAATTCCAAAGAAAAACTGGATTTCTTGGGTGGCTCCAGTGATGCTTATGACTTCAATTTTGAAGAGAGTGTCCACGTTACACCTTTTCGACAAAATAAGGTCAATGACACAGATACTGTTGTAGATGACAAAGGAAATTCATCTGTAACTAATACCATAGAGTCAAGTGATAGTGAAGAAGATTCAGATGATAGCCTTTATGTACCTTATAAGAGTAAatccaaaaaaaggaaaagttcagTGGACAAGACAGATATGTCACCGGTCCACGTAAGGCCAAGGTCTAAAAGATGTTTGGTACAGCATGAGCAGAAACTCTTCAATGaaaaagagactgaaagcaATAAATCAAGTGACAAGTCTGTTA agcaatcTTCTGAACCATCTCGTGGTCATCTCTGTGATGTTACCAATATTGCTTCATCGCTCCctagcactgggaatgcacctaTTGTCCCTGAAGGCGAAAGACCATCTCCAAAACGCAAGCGTAGCTGTACTCTTATTGTGAGCTATAAAGAACCAAGTATTTCAGG GAAACTTAGAAGAGGAGATCCATTTACAGATGTGTATTTTCTGAATTCTCCaattttcaagcagaaaaaagaTTCTAAACACAGTTCTATTAGGAAGAGATCTCTATCAAAATACAATGAGAAATTTGTTGGTTGTTGA